The stretch of DNA GTGTTGGCGGAGAAGACGTGCCACATCAGCAGGAAGGTCGTGATGTCGAAGATCGAGCTGATCGGTCCGATGAACACCATGAAGCGGCCGATCCCGCGCGCGTCCCAGTTCCGCGGCTTGCGCAGGTACTCGGGGTCCATGCGGTCCCAGGGGGTGGCGAGCTGTGAGATGTCGTAGGACAGGTTCTGCACCAGCAGGTGCAGCGGCAGCATCGGCTGGAACGGGATGAAGGCGCTGGCGACCAGGACCGAGAAGACGTTGCCGAAGTTCGAGCTGGCCGTCATCTTGATGTACTTGATGGTGTTGCCGAACGTCTGCCGGCCCTGCAGCACTCCCTGTTCGAGGACGGTGAGGCCCTTCTCCAGCAGGATGATGTCGGCCGACTCCTTGGCTATGTCGACGGCGGTGTCGACGGAGATGCCGACGTCCGCGTCGCGCAGCGCGGCCGCGTCGTTGATGCCGTCGCCGAGGAAGCCGACGGTGTGGCCGTCGCGCCGCAGAGCGCGTACGATACGCGCCTTCTGCACCGGGTTGACCTTGGCGAAGACCGTGGTGCGGGCGGCGAGTTCGGTCAGCCGGCCGTCGTCGAGGCCGTCGATGACGGCTCCGGTGACGACCTCGCCCACGTCGATGCCGACGTCGGCGCAGACCCGGGCGGCGACCAGTTCGTTGTCGCCGGTGACGACCTTGACGGTGATGCCCTTGTCGGCGAGGGCGCGCAGCGCCCGGGCAGCGTCGTCCTTGGGCGGGTCGAGGAAGGCGAGGAAGCCGGCAAGGGTGAGTTGGTCCTCGTCGGCCACGGTGTAGGTGTCGCGGGTGGCGGGCAGGGAGTGGGTGGCGACGGCCAGGACGCGCAGGCCCCGCCGGTTGTGGTCCTGGGCGATGCGGGTGACCTGACGGCGAAGCTCCCCGGTCAGTTCGACCCGCCGTCCGCGATCGAGTACGTGGGTGCACAGTGCGAGGACCTCCTCGACCGCGCCCTTGGTGATCAGGGTGTGCTCGGCGGCGCTGTCCACGCCGTCGTCGTACGTCGTGCGGCTCAGGACCACGGACATGCGGCGGCGGGCGAAGTCGAACGGGATCTCGTCGACCAGGGTGAAGCGGGCGTCGACGACGATCTCCTCGGCCTCGGCGACGCGGTCGAGGACCGCCTGGTCCATCAGGTTGCGCAGGCCGGTCTGGAAGTGGCTGTTGAGGTAGGCGTACTGCAGCACCTCGTCGTCGTCGCGGTCGTGCGCGTCCAGGTAGCGGTCCAGGACGATACGGTCCTCGGTGAGCGTGCCGGTCTTGTCGGTGCACAGCACGTCCATCGCGCCGAAGTCCTGGATCGCGTTGAGCCGCTTGACCACGACCTTGCGCCTGGACAGGGCCACCGCGCCCCGCGCCAGGTTCGCGGAGACGACCATGGGCAGCATCTCCGGGGTGAGTCCGACCGCCACCGCGACGCCGAACAGGAACGCCTGGCCCCAGTCGCCCTTGGTGAGGCCGTTCACCGCGAACACCACCGGGACCATGACGAGCATGAACTTGATCAGCAGGTAGCTGACCCTGCGTACGCCGGTGTCGAAGTTCGTCTGCGGGCGCGTGCCCGCCAGGGAGCCGGCCATGGACCCGAAATAGGTGCCGGATCCGGTGGCCACCACGACACCGGTGGCGGTTCCGGAGGTCACGGAGGTGCCCATCAGGCAGAGGTTGTCGGCCTCGACGGGATCGTCGGTCTCCTGCTGACCGAGGTCCCGGGTGCGGGTGTCGGCCTTGTGCACCGGCAGGGACTCACCGGACAGGGCGGCTTGACTGACCGTCAGGGCCTTGGCGCTCAGCAGCCGGAGGTCGGCGGGCACCAGATCTCCGGCGGCGAGCTCGATCAGGTCGCCTCCGACGACTTGCTCCATGGGCACGTCGAGGGCGGAGGGAGCCGAGCCGCCCGCCGGGTACCGGCGCACCCTGGTCGTCGTGGTCACCAGCGCCTTGAGCGCGGCGGCCGCCTTGGCGGACCGGTACTCCTGCCAGAACCGGAGCAGCCCGCTGAGCAGCACCATCGTCGACAGGATCAGGACGCCCGGGTCGGCCGGGTCCTGCCAGTACATCACGGTGGCCAGGAAGAGCAGTACGGCGATGAACGGGTTCCCGTACGCCTTGAGCAACTGGATGTACCACCCCGGCGTGCGCTCGTGAGCGACCACGTTGGCGCCGTCCCGCTCCAACCGGGCCGCCGCCTCGGCACAGGTCAGGCCCGGCCCGGGGCTGTCGGCGTCCCGCAGCACCTGCGCGGCGGGTGTGCGGCTGATCTCCGCCAGCCGCCTGCCTGCCGCACGGGTGCGGGCCTCCAGTTCCGCGGTCCGGCGCTCGCGGCGGCTGCGGCCGGGCGGGGCCAGGCGCTCCGGGGTCAACGTGTTGGTCATCGAAGTACCTCCCTCCGCGCACGACGGCAGGCGTGAGCACACGGCTGGGCCGGCCGCGGCGCGGAGCGGTTCAGGAAGACACCGGGGCGGCGGGAGCGCCGCCCCTGGGTCCAAAAGTGATGGGCAGTCGGGATCGGGAAGGCCGGGGAGGACGCCGCCGCGACGCGAGTGCGCCCCGAAGTGCGCGGGTGTCCGTGCGGCGACGCGGGCGAGGCTCAGCCGTGGCTCACAGGGCCGCGCGTGCGCGGTGCGCGGGCGGGCGCGGGTCGGTCAACGCCGCCGGAACGAGGCGGCCGTCGAGGCGGTGCGACTGTGACTCGGACCATTGCTGTCGCGGTCCATGTCTCTCGCCTCCTTCCGGCCGGGGCGCGCGGTGCGCCGTACGACTAGGCAAGGAGCGACCGGGCGGATCCCGGCTCACCCCAACTCGTCAGAGCTTTGGCACTCCACGGCGTGATCCCCTTCGCGGGGAAGCCACTTGGGGTCACCCCTTGGGCCGGGGAGACCTGTCCTGATCCGGAGCGTCTCTCGACGGGTGGGATCAGTGGCCTGTGTCCGTGAAGACGCCTCACCGAACGAGGTGCCTGCTGCCTTCGAACGTCCCACATGGTAGCCCACTACTTGCGTATGGACGCAACTAGGTCTTCGAAGCGATCCGAAAAATGCCTGTATTTGACACAGTTGAAGGGCGTCGCGATCCCTCGAAAATTGCTCACTTGCGTGATCGTGCAACTGTTGGCGCCGCTTCTTCGTCTCACGGGTGGCAGGGCGGCGATGTCGAGGGCGACCGGGACCCGTCGCCGCATTCCAGGATCAGCGAAAGCGGACGTATGCGTGATCAGCAGGAACGGACCGTCGGTGGCGTCGGTGCGCAGGGGCGGGGTCGCTCGACCGGGCAGGTGCGAGTGGTCTCGCAGCGCGGTGCCGGGGAGCGCGCGCACTCCCGGGGTGCGTCGCGCAGGAGGCGCCCGCAGCGAGGAACAGGTGGCGCGTCCCAGGTCGGCGGGCCCGGGATCGGCATCGCCGTCGCGGCGCTGGCAGGCCCTGCGCTGCTGGGGGCGGCCGTGGATGCGGTCGCCGGTCACGGTCCCGGCTGGGGCGTGGTGTCCGGGGCGACGGCAGGCGCACTCCTCGCGGCTCTGCTGGCGGTCCGCGGTCGCGTCCTGGGATGGGTGGCCCCGTTGCCGGTTCTGGCCGTGGCCGCTGTCACGGCCGGCTGGGCGCTGACATCCGGCGGTCCGCCTGCCACACGACTGGTGCGCTGGGCCGTGGAGGCGTTCCCGGCGATGGCCGCCGCGGAGTGTGCGGTGCTCGGCGTCGTGTCGGCGGCGGCCGTCCTCCGGTCCGGTGCGGGGAGGGCCCGCCGTGTCTGAGGCCATGGGGCGCCGTCGGCGCCGCGCCGCTGTCCGCGGTGGGCGACGGTCGCTGGGGATACGCATGCTGCGCGTGGTGGTGTGGACGGTGTCGTCGGCCCTGCTGCTGGGATGCGGAGCGACCTGGTACGCGTACCACACCCTGATCAGTGGGCTCACGACGTCCGACGCGCTGGACGCGGTGCGCAAGAAGGCGCCTCCGCGCCTGGACGACGCCGTGAACCTGCTGCTGATCGGTCTGGATTCGCGCAAGGACATGAACGGCAACGACCTGCCCCGGAAGTTCGTGCAGCGCGAACTGCACGCCGGGTCCAGCAGTATCGGCTACTACAACACCAACACCCTGATCCTCATGCACATCCCGGCCGGCGGCGGCAGGGTCCAGGCGTTCTCCATACCCCGCGACGACTACGTGCAGACCCTCAACGGCGACGGGTCCGTACAGGGCCACTACAAGATCAAGGAAGCGTACGCCAACGCCTACACCGGCGCCCACGACAGGTACGCCCGGCAGGGGGTCGAGGGCGCCGAGCTGGAGGCCAGGAGCCGTGAGGCCGGACGCGAGGCGACGCTGGCGACGGTGCAGGACTTCAGCGGCGTGCCCATTGACCACTTCGCCGAGGTCAACCTGCTGGGTTTCTACGACATCGCCAAGGTCCTGCAGCCCATCACGGTGTGCCTCAACCACCCGGTTCAGGACCGCTATTCGGGAGCGGACTTCCCGGCGGGCGTGCAGCGGCTGAACGCCCGGCAGGCCCTGGCCTTCGTGCGCCAGCGGCATGGCCTGGACGCCGGGGACCTGGACCGCACCCGCCGGCAGCAGGCATTCATCTCCAGCGTCACCCACCAGCTCAAGAGCCAGGGAGTGTGGAGCAGCCCGTCCAAGCTCCAGGGACTGTTCGGCACGGTGAAGAAGGACATCGTCCTCGACACCTCCTGGAACGTCCTCGACTTCGCCCAGCAGGCCACCAACCTCACCGGCGGGAACGTCGTGTTCCACACCCTGCCCATCGAGGGCTTCGCGACCCGCAACGGCCAGGACGTCAACCTGGTCGACCCGGCGAAGATCAAGGCGATGGTGCGACAGGAGTTCGGTGCGACCCCGTCGCCGACCGATGGCGCGGCGGGCACCGCCGCGGCAGCGCCCGCCACCGTCGACGTACGCAACGGAAACGGCGCCGAGGGCGAAGCCTCCGCCGCGCTGTCCTACCTGGCCGAGCTCGGATACACGGCCGGCACGACCGGCAACGTGGCCGCGCAGCCCGCCACCACCGTCGTCTACGGACCCGGTGCGCAGCAGGCGGCGCAGCAGATCGCCGGCCACTTCAACGCCGCTGCCCCGGCTGCCGGTTCTGCCGTGCCGGCCGGACATGTCCTGGTCACCCTGGGTGAGAGCTACGCGCTGCCCAGCCGGCAGGCGCCGTCACCCGCCGCCACGGAGCCGAGCTCGTCGTCTCCCGCCGACTCGGGCCCCGCTGTGAAGGCGGGTGGGGTGCCGTGCGTCAACTGAGTCGCTGACGCTCGTGCCGAACTCCGCCCGGGCGCAGCGCCGTCTGGCATACTTCTTCTATTGCGCAATTGAACAAGTATTGGGGTTTGCTCGTTCCCTCCGTGCACCGACCTGGTTCCGGAGGCGGGGCGGTCACTCCCTCGCAAGGAGGTCTCAGCCATGCCTGTTTCGCCACGGTCTCGCTTCGCCCGGGTCCTCGCGGCCGTGGGCGTGACAGCTCTTGTGGGGCTCGCCCCGCCGGCTTTCGGTGCGCCGGCGGCCACGGACCCCGGCACGGGGGCTGTGGCGGAGGCCTTCAAGAAGGGGCCGGTGTACGTCGACCCGCGAGCCGCGGGGGAGTTGCCGAAGTCCGCGGCCGACAAGCTCGCGGCGAAGATCGAGGCCGCGGACAAGCCGGTCTTCGTCGCGGTGCTGCCCCGGTCCGCCGACTACCCGCAGGCGTCCCTGTTGCCCGACCTGCGCTCACTCACCGGC from Streptomyces sp. 6-11-2 encodes:
- a CDS encoding LCP family protein, whose amino-acid sequence is MLRVVVWTVSSALLLGCGATWYAYHTLISGLTTSDALDAVRKKAPPRLDDAVNLLLIGLDSRKDMNGNDLPRKFVQRELHAGSSSIGYYNTNTLILMHIPAGGGRVQAFSIPRDDYVQTLNGDGSVQGHYKIKEAYANAYTGAHDRYARQGVEGAELEARSREAGREATLATVQDFSGVPIDHFAEVNLLGFYDIAKVLQPITVCLNHPVQDRYSGADFPAGVQRLNARQALAFVRQRHGLDAGDLDRTRRQQAFISSVTHQLKSQGVWSSPSKLQGLFGTVKKDIVLDTSWNVLDFAQQATNLTGGNVVFHTLPIEGFATRNGQDVNLVDPAKIKAMVRQEFGATPSPTDGAAGTAAAAPATVDVRNGNGAEGEASAALSYLAELGYTAGTTGNVAAQPATTVVYGPGAQQAAQQIAGHFNAAAPAAGSAVPAGHVLVTLGESYALPSRQAPSPAATEPSSSSPADSGPAVKAGGVPCVN
- the mgtA gene encoding magnesium-translocating P-type ATPase, whose translation is MTNTLTPERLAPPGRSRRERRTAELEARTRAAGRRLAEISRTPAAQVLRDADSPGPGLTCAEAAARLERDGANVVAHERTPGWYIQLLKAYGNPFIAVLLFLATVMYWQDPADPGVLILSTMVLLSGLLRFWQEYRSAKAAAALKALVTTTTRVRRYPAGGSAPSALDVPMEQVVGGDLIELAAGDLVPADLRLLSAKALTVSQAALSGESLPVHKADTRTRDLGQQETDDPVEADNLCLMGTSVTSGTATGVVVATGSGTYFGSMAGSLAGTRPQTNFDTGVRRVSYLLIKFMLVMVPVVFAVNGLTKGDWGQAFLFGVAVAVGLTPEMLPMVVSANLARGAVALSRRKVVVKRLNAIQDFGAMDVLCTDKTGTLTEDRIVLDRYLDAHDRDDDEVLQYAYLNSHFQTGLRNLMDQAVLDRVAEAEEIVVDARFTLVDEIPFDFARRRMSVVLSRTTYDDGVDSAAEHTLITKGAVEEVLALCTHVLDRGRRVELTGELRRQVTRIAQDHNRRGLRVLAVATHSLPATRDTYTVADEDQLTLAGFLAFLDPPKDDAARALRALADKGITVKVVTGDNELVAARVCADVGIDVGEVVTGAVIDGLDDGRLTELAARTTVFAKVNPVQKARIVRALRRDGHTVGFLGDGINDAAALRDADVGISVDTAVDIAKESADIILLEKGLTVLEQGVLQGRQTFGNTIKYIKMTASSNFGNVFSVLVASAFIPFQPMLPLHLLVQNLSYDISQLATPWDRMDPEYLRKPRNWDARGIGRFMVFIGPISSIFDITTFLLMWHVFSANTTGSQSLFQSGWFIEGLLSQTLIVHMIRTRKIPFIQSRASVPVMVMTAAVMAFGVALPFTPLGASLGLQPLPVSYFPWLIGTLLAYCVLTQLVKTWFIRRFDSWL